The Elusimicrobiota bacterium genomic interval TCGGGAGCAGCCTTTTCGGATTAGTGCTCGGAGCTCGGACCTACTGCACCGACCGAGTCTATGCGCGGAAGTCGGAGCAACTGCACCGACTGAGCACATGATCCCATAGTATTATGGGAAACACAATCCCGCAATATGCGGGGTAAAACAACTGCATTTTAATATTGCTACTTTTGTTTAATATTGATTCTGACAAATCTAAATCTTTTCTATATAATACTATTGTCTCTACTCGTTTTCACTATCTATCTAATTAAAGTATAACGTATAAAGAAGAATCTGTCAATGGATAGGATTGATATTTTCTTGTATAATATTGCATCTATATTCAATATTAAAAAGGTAAGTCAGACGGAAAGATAAAAAGTAAAAAACCCTGCTAAAAAGCAGGGTTTTTTATTATCTTTTTCAATTACTAATTTTTACTACAGCAGAGCAAGCTCTGCGACTACCTCAAGAGGCAAGAGGCAAGAGACAAGAGACAAGAAGCAAGATAACGTCTTACTTCTAACCTCTGACTTCTTGCTTCTTATTTCTATCTCACTTCACTAGTCCTATTTTACCTGTCTTCTTTTTACCGGCGGCATCTTCTATCTGGTATATATATACTGCTTTACCTACTTTGTCACCATCGTCATTCTTGCCATCCCATTCGAGCCAGCCAAGATTACCAAAATCTATTTCTTTTAGTTCCCTGACCAACTCTCCGGTGACACTATACAACTTCACTACGCTACTAACCGGCAAATTGATTATTTTCAATTTACCGCCTATCGCAGTCGCCGGATTATACGGGTTAGGATAGACTTTTAAATTGCTAAAATCAGCAGATAAATAACTGCCTAATATTCGATATGTTGAGAAATGTTTCACTGTCGCTGTTATCGTCTTGTTTGTTTTATCTATTGCCTGGACGCCTGGCACCAATTCCCAATCTGTTCCTGTCCAATAGTATATCCTTAATCCATCTTCATTTAATGTCCCTATATCCGCTTTTGTATATGGTATTGTTATGTTAACTGCTCTTGTAAATACCTGATTTTCTAATACAGGTGCATTTCCAGTTCCAAATGTTAACTCGCCGAAATCATAACATATCGGATTTATTGTGTTAACATATTTCATTGTGTTTCTTACTGCCGGCGATGCACTCGTACGGATTGAGGCAAGATATTTGTTAGCAGATAGGACACCTGTTGGTATAAGTATTTTTAGTCCGTCGGCACCCCGTATTGTTCCACCCTGGTAACCTACTAACTTTGCTGTGTACATTTCATTGAAATTTACAACTATCGGCGCTGTTACATCACCTGTTAGTTCTATAGTATTTATATTATTACCCAACGGGATTGAAACCTCTTTCTCTCCTGCATCTGTCTCAGTTAATGTTGTGTCAACTATATTCAATTCTTCGCCTTTACTGTTCTTTGTTTTAAGCGTTACTGTCCCGGTGTAATCTGTCACTATACTGTTTGCATCTAAATTATATACCTGCAACCAGAACTTCAAACTCGCAGGTGTCGTTGTATCATCGTAGTAATATGTATATATTCTGTGTCTTAGATTGTTGTTATATGTCTTGAAACTGTATTGTGCTGATGTTGTGAGATTACCAACTGTATCTTTACTAAAAACCTTGTAATAATATGTCTTCCCTTTCTCTAACTCACCAAGTAGGACACTGTGAGTTGTTACAAGTGTTGTATTTAATGTAGTTGTACTGCCAAGAGATGTTGTTAGTCCATATTCTACCTGTGAATCTGATGGCTCATCAGTTGTCCAGGTTATTACTGCCGAATTAGTCATTATGTCTGTTACTGATACTGCATTCACTATTGGTGGTGTTATATCACTTGTTGTCGTATTACTTGAAATATTAGATAGATTTGACCAGTTAGGTTTTTCGTCAGATGTCTTTATGCCAAAGTAGTAGGTAGTATTCGGACTTAATCCTTCTACGGTATAACTCTGGTTTGTGCCACTTACTTGTGGTGTTGGCTCGCCTGTTACCTGGTTTGCTAATGACCAGTTGCCTGCTGTTATTGGTACTGTGTAATACCTTATGTCATATACTGTCGCTGTGCCTACTGTCCCATCATTACCAGGTGCACTCCAACTTAATGTTATACTGTTTGCTGTGGGACTTCCTGCTGTTAAGGTTGTTATTACTGATGGCGGGGTTACGGCAATATCGTTCTGGTATTCAGAAAGGATTTGGGAAGAGGAAAGAGCGCAGTTATAGATACGAACTTCGTCAATGGAACCCTTAAACCTAAAAGTACCTCCACCACACTCCCCAATCCTGAATACATCGTTCCAAGTCGGATTAGATACAGCCTGACTGCTATCATAGGCACCGTTTATGTAAAAATATTCTTTATTCTCAGTTATGTTGTAGACATAAACAATATGTGACCATACATTCGATTTTAAGTAACCCTTTGAAAAAAAATTATTTCCCATTTGAGCTAATAACTGTCCGCTACTTCCTCCATAAATTAAAATCCTACGATTGTTATTATATCCCACAAATGTTCCATACATAGTAGGAAACTCGTTGATTTTAGGATTAACCCATCCTTCTATACTAAATGAACCGGTAGAAATTCCAACATTCGGAAGTTGAATATAATCATCCACTCCATCAAAACTTAATGCATTCCCTATTTTTCCATCAGCCCATGATGCTCCATTAACAATATTGCCTGTGTAACCGTTTCCTGAAGAATCACCAGCCGTAGTTCCTGTTCCTTCATCAAAACTCCAATTTGCAACTAATGACTGCACTGTTGTAAACTTGCTCACTGTAAACATGTTTGTTACAGGTGTAGCTGCAACAAAATTCGCATTACCAGACTGGGTTGCAACTATGCTCACTGAGCCGGTCCCGTAGAATGAGAGTATTCCATCTGTAATCTGTGCCGGACCGCTCGCCACTGCAAAACTCACCGGCAGACCACTGGAAGCCGTCGCTGTCAACGTTACCTTGTCTGTGATGTTTTTATTGCCAGGATTTGTAAATGTAATCATCTGATATTGGGAACCGTCAATCGTCTTTAAGCCATCACTGAACCAGCTAATTAGATTGTTGGTAAGTTGAATGTTAACTAAACTTTCATTCGCTCGCCCGATTCCAGACGCAATCACAGCAATCCTTCCTCCGGAAGAACTTCCTTGCCGCCATGCTGCCACTTCAACCAGCGTAGTATTACCGTCAGGTGCTACGGCAGTGAAGATTGGTATTGCACTACCAGTTACTGTAATATTCTCAACCCAACCCGAACCACCAGACAAAGTGGTTATATTATCGGCTATCGGATGAACTGTGGTTTTAGTATAAGTAAAAGGCGATGCTATTTGTGGTATATACCAATACACCGTCATACCAAAATTGGAAAGCATCTGAACTGATGCAGCACTTTCTCCAGCCATAGACGCCAACCAAAGCACACGACCACCACCATTGACAAAACGTGTTAGTGCATCCTTTTCCGCTTGGGTATAAAGACCGTAATATCCCGGGGGAGAAGTGATGTAAATATCTACCTGTGCCAATAGTTCATCGTTGATTAATGGGAAGGTAGTGAGTTTTAGTGCCAGATTTCCACTATTCCACATATCAAGCCAGGCTGAGCTCCCATTAATAAAATCGGTTATTCGACCAGAACCGATGCGACCATGTATAAGAACATTGATTTTCTCCGGAGTTCGTTTTAAATAATCAGGTAATTGTCCATCAAAAGGCTTGTTATTGCCGAGTGCATCCATTTGTTCATCGGTCAGCCATGCCAAAGCGAATATACCCGTGCCGACATTCGGGTTAGTATCCTTGAATGCTGTGATTTCAGTAAAGACGATGAGGGCAGACTTGGCTGGGTTAGCATAAGTTGATTGATAATTATTTATAAGCATCACCAGTTTGCCGGCATTTTCCGAGCCGACAGCATCAATCCACATCTGAGTACGATCTTTTCTAGCTTGTATTATCAATGTGGGATCTCCCGTGACCGGATGGTAAACTTCGGGTTCAATATAATCCAACGTTCCGTTTTTTATACAGGCAATGCCAATGGGAGCCGCATCGATTGACTCAGTAGATGAAGCAGAAACGATAGCACCAGATTTTATGGACTTAATCGCACTGTAAACATTTGCAGCGATTGCTATTCCTTTCGGTATCAGTGTTGGATCCGCCTGAATAGCAGACCATCTTCCAACAAACAGCTCATAACCATCATCTGCGGTAACTCCATCAAGGGAAGGAAAGCGATTGAACATGTTTGTAAAATATGGTTTTGGATCATTGATAGGGACATTTTGGGCATGGTACCAGCCCATTACCTGGATATCATTCGCTTGTAACAAGGCAATGAACTTTTTGCAGGTATTGTCATCGGGTCGTGGGCCAATATCGTACGGAAACGCTACGCGGTTAACCCCGCCTCTCTTAAACAAATCCAGATAATAATTCATACCCAGTGTAGTCTTAGGCATGACATAATAATTCATATAGACAACCATAACCCGAGCCGCTAACAATGTTTTTGCTGTTATCATGTTTGTTAATGCCAACACTGCTAATAATAAAAAACATTTAATGGTTTTACTCATAGATATTCCGATACTAAAGAACTAAGATTCAAGATTCAAGGAACAAAATAACTTCTGTGCCTCGTATCTTAATTTCAATCTTTAGTCTTCAATCTTAAATCTTCAATTTATTTGATTAATCCTATTTTACCTGTCTTCTTTTTACCGGCGGCATCTTCTATCTGGTATATATATACTGCTTTACCTACTTTGTCACCATCGTCATTCTTGCCATCCCATTCGAGCCAGCCAAGATTACCAAAATCTATTTCTTTTAGTTCCCTGACCAACTCTCCGGTGACACTATACAACTTCACTACGCTACTAACCGGCAAATTGATTATTTTCAATTTACCGCCTATCGCAGTCGCCGGATTATACGGGTTAGGATAGACTTTTAAATTGCTAAAATCAGCAGATAAATAACTGCCTAATATTCGATATGTTGAGAAATGTTTCACTGTCGCTGTTATCGTCTTGTTTGTTTTATCTATTGCCTGGACGCCTGGCACTAAATCCCAGTCTGTTCCATTCCAGCAGTAGATTCTAAGTCCATCTTCATTTAATGTCCCTATATCTGCTGCTGTCCATGGGATTGTTATACTTACTGTCTTTGTAAATGTTTGCGCTCTCATTACCGGAGCATTCTTACTAAACGATAACTCACCAAAATCATAACTTATAGGATTCACGGTGTTAACATATCTAATCGTGTTCTTTACTGCCGGCGGTGCTTTTGTACGTATTGCTGCAATATATTTGTCTGCGGATAACACGCCTGATGGTATTACCATCTTTATCCCGTTTATACCTTCTATTGTTCCGCCTTTGGTCCCGACTAGCTTTGCTACATACAAATCACTGAACTTTATCATTACCGGCGATGCAGAATTACCACTTAACTCTATTGTTTCTGTGTTTCTGTTATACGGAACTGATAATTCTGTCTCGCCTGAATCTGATTTTGTCAGGATTGTATCAACAGTATCCAGGACAGTATTATTGGAGTTCATAGTTGTGAGTGTTAATGTACCGTCGTAATCGGCTGCTATGTCATTTTTATCTATGCTATACACTTGCACTTTGAACTTCAAATTAGTAGATGATACTACTCCCATCTTTGGTGCTCCTGCGACTGTTCCGCCAACGTTATATGATTGTACGACGGTTTGTACGGTAATAGGAACTGTTTCTAACCGCACATCGTCTATGTAATACACATCTCCTGATGCTGCAAATGATGCAAACCAGAACTGTAAACGTCCATCGCTGACTTTACTTGTAAATCCTGTCGTGTTGAATTCGGTTGTAAATGTCTGCCATGTTGTGCCAAGGTTTGCTGTGTAATTTAAGCCATAGCCGGTGTATGGTGACACGTGCTTTAACAGATTCACTGTCACATCATGACCACTTGTCGAATATGCTGAAAAAGTCAAACGATACCGGGTGTTAGGATCAAGCACAATACCACTTTGGTACAACTGGATATTTGCATTGGCTGAGGTTATTGTACATTTGCCGGCATTGGTTCCTGTATATCCGGGTGTCGATGTTGTAAGCGCGCCTCCGCCACCCGCATAATACGCCCATGGTGTTGTCCCTGTCTCAAATCCGGGATTACTGATTATGTTTATGGTAGGTGTGTAGGTAACTGTTATTGTTGCCTCTTTTATATTTCCCGATGTGTCAGTAGCTTTTGCATATACTGTATTGGAACCGTTCGTTAATGTAACACTTCCGCTCCATGGTGATAATGTTCCACTAACTGCTGTATATGTTCCTGCAGTACCAACCTTCAGTTCTACCTTACTCAATCCTATATTGTCGGATGCTGTACCACTTAGCGTTAATAACGGTACCGTTATCGTTGTATTATTTGCCGGTGAGGTTATTGCTATTGATGGCGCTGTTGTGTCGGCAGGAGGATTAGAAGGATTAACTGTTTCTAATCGCACGTCATCTATATAATACACATCCCCCGCTGCTGCAAACGACGCTAACCAGAAATATAAACGTCCATCACTTACTTTACTCGAGAATCCTGTTGTATTGAATTCAGTTGTAAATGTCTGCCATGTAGTGCCAAGGTTTGCTGTATAACTCAAACCATAAGCTGTATATGGAGAATCGTGTTTACATAGATTCACTGATAAATCATGCCCGCTTACTGAATATGCTGAAAAAGTAAGACGATACTTGGTATTAGGATCAAGCACAATTCCTGATTGGAAAAACTGTATGTTTGAATTGGCTGCAGTTACAGTACATTTAGCAGCATTGCTTCCAGTATATCCGGGTGTTGATGTTGTAAACGAACCTCCTCCGCCTGCATAATAGCCCCAAGGTGCTGTCCCTGTCTCAAAACCGGGATTGCTGACAATGTTTGTGCTTGGCGGTGGTGTACTATTGATGCTGACTAATTTAATATAATTAAAATTACCTGCAGCTTCCCCTGCGCTATTATCCAGTACTAATTTCATTATCTGAGCACCTGCAGTAAGTGTAACTGAATTTGAAACTGTTACATCTGTCCATGTTTGCCATCCACCTGTTGCCGGTACACTCACTGATGGTGTTACAAGATATGGGGTAGCTTTGTGCTGACCAAATTCAAGGTGTATCGGAGATCCGGTAGTTGCAAGTCCATTGGCTGCCCTTAATACTATTTTGTATTCTCCGGCCTGATTAACATTAATACTATATTCCAGCCATTCACCAGGGATTGCCCACCCTACATCGTAGCCATTACCGGTATCAGTGCAAGCTTCTATGTCTACATTTTCTGTTGTCCTGTATGCTCCACCACTGTTACCGACTGTCGTGTCATTATATGATTCGCCAGATGCAGTTCCACTTGTTACCATATCGTAATCTTCTGCTTGTATTGTTGTTGTCCCTGACACTATCTGCCATGCTACTCCGCCCGGATATGCCTGCTGCGTTGATGGTGGAACAGTACCGCCGGTTATTGTTACTGTCTGTGCTGATGTTGTAGTTGCTGCATTACTATTATCGGTCGCTTTTGCCGTTATACTATAAGTCCCTGCAAATACATTGTTCCATGTGTAACTATACGGTGAGCTGGTAGCTGTTCCTAATAATGTCGTGCCATTGTAAAATTCTACTTTGCTTATTGTTCCATCACTGTCGGATGCTGTTGCACTTATTACTACTGTCGCAGGCGGGTTACTGCCGTTTGTTACTGCAATATTACTTATACTTACAGTAGGCGGATTATTAACGACCGGCGGCGGATTGCCGCTGGAAGTATTATCATTTCTCCAAATATGCATTTTCGGGTAATCATTCCAGCAAATACTTACTATATCAAGGTCACCATCGCCATCTAAATCAAATGGTTGTGCACCATTATGGCTTTCATAACCTGTGCTTATTGAATGTTTTGTGAATACGCCTGTCCCGTTGTTTTCCCATACTGCAAGTTCCATATCGCCAACAAGTTTGCCGGTTATAACATCTATGTCACCATCATTATCCATATCAGCAACACCCAGCGAATTGGTTGACTGCTGGTTTTGTTGTATAACGTTTGCTGTGCCCCACAACCCCTTGGGATCTGCCGGGTTCTTAAACCAATATGTACGGCTTCCGGTACGAAGAGGATTTGCACCATTATCAGCACACCATATTTCATCTGTTACTACTATATCCGGTCGCCCGTCACCATCTAAGTCTGCTATCTTTATTCTATCCGGTCCATCAGAACCATACATGTGGTCCACAGGTGTTGCAGGACCTACATCATGTCTTGTCCAAACAGACTCAACGGATGAAGGATTTGACGCTGTATATGGGTTTTCCCACCAGACAATTGTGTTGTCATTTTCGTTTACACCTGCTACATCTAAATCGCCATCACCATCTATATCGCCTATTGCTAAACTCTGTCCATTGCAACCGAATTTAGCAGATATTGGTGTGGTTTTCCAATTGCCGTTTTGTGGATTGACTGACGGTATCTGGATTAAATATATTGTTCCTGCCCACTTGTAGGCAACACCATTATTGTCACCTATAACTAATATCTCTTCCTTGCCGCCCGGAATTATCTGCGCATGTCCAAAACCTTGGGCTAGTGCATGAGCAGTTGGTCCTATGATACTATTTGAGACAACCAGCGTTTTCGTCCAATCTGCTGATGTATCTCCTGTACCTGTTTTTTCCAACCAATACACTCCGGCAGGACTTGTATAGCTGCTACTAAGTCCGTTAGCTATTACATCGCCATTGGCATCGCCATCTACATCGGTTATTATACAGGCATCTACATTCGCATTTAATGGAGTTGTATTAAAGTCTGTTCTTGTCCAGTTAGCCATCATATCGCCACCAGGATTACGGTAAAAATATCTGCCTGATACTATATCCTTTTTCCCGTCGCCTGTTAAATCAGCGGCATCTAATCCAAACCACTCCTCCCAACTACCGTACCTAACACGGCTATTGTCCAGTTGTTTGTATGTCCATTTATCCCACGATACCGGACCACTTGAACCGCCTGTAATACTTGCACGCCATATTTTAATTACGGCACTATCGGCTGCCTGCTCATCATAACAATTTGCACCCATAATATCTATGTCACCGTCATTGTCAATATCACCTATCGCTATATCATGAGAACCTCCGGTAGATATTTGTTTTATATTTGCAGCTGGGAAATTTCCTGTTTTATCATTCAGATATACTTCTACGGGGTCGCCACCATTATTTTCTAAATCCATTTTCGCTGTAGCTATATCTACATACCCGTCTTTATTAAAATCTGCTGTTCTTAAACTGTGCATTCTTGTCTTGCCTGTTCCTAACGTGTGTATTACCCAGTTAGTGTTTTCAGGATTTGCGGGCGCTTCATACCATGCAAAATCTCCCGAATTTTCCGAAGGTGAGATTACTATGTCATTCCTACCGTCTTTGTTAAAATCATTTATATCTACTACATAGTCACATACGACTCCTCCGCCGTTAGGATCATTGTAACTTCCAACTGTTGCATATGTATACTTGGTCCAAGTCCCGTTTATTATATCTCCCGGATTCTTAAACCAACTACCTGCTATTGCTATATCTTTTAAATTATCGTTATTTATAAGACCTATCTTTATTCCTTCACCGCTTGGTAAACCGGTAATTTCTTTTTGGGTCCAACTCGCTCCATTACCATTATTTTTCCAAATCCTGAATATATTACCCTGAGCCTGACCCCATGAACTTTGTCCCCGGGCTATTACATCCAAATTACCGTCATTGTCCAAATCTGCCACTTCAACATCATGACCTCTCATATTTGTCCCTATCACTCTTGGTGCTCCCCAGTTCGCTGCAGAACCAACATTCGCACCGGGATTCTTATACCATACTATGGTGTCTGAAGTACTACCCCACCCGCTAACAGAACTCATTGGCACTATAATATCTACATAACCGTCATTATCTACATCGCCTACCGCTACATCGGTTGTATATGCGCCGTCTCTTGCAACAAATTTCTTCTCCCAAGTTGGTGCTTTATACCAATACAAACCTGTCTGACTCTGGTTAGCACTGCTTACTCCTGCACCACCGGCTACTATTAAATCATTTAATCCGTCCTTATCTATATCTGCTATCTCCTTCCCATGCGGTGCCATTGGATTATTTGCATCTACTACTACTTCCGTAAAACTTAATGTACCGCCACTACCGGTGTTTATTGTATATGCCGCTGAATTCTCATAACTGTTGTCCATACCTGATTTAACCGCAACTGCTCTTAATGTTAATGTCTGAGAGACTATTACTGTTAACGGCGAAGTACCGGAAGTTGCTGTTCCGCTGGTAGATGGAACGCTGCCATCGGTTGTATATTTTATTGTTGCTCCGCTGGTTCCACAGGTTATTACTATTGATTGCGAACTTGTATAAGTACCCGTTCCCTTACTAAATTGCGGTGTTGCTACTTTGTTTGATGGCGCTGCTTTGCCGGGAGTCCCTATTGTTTTAGTCAAATCCCGCCATGATGATTCTATAGTATTTTTTGTTGTTGCCAAATCGCGGCTGTCTGCAAACCCTATTGTATAGTATGCAGGAACAACCGGATTTAAAGATGAAGTTGTACCAGTTCTGCCAAATCCGAATACTGTCATATTGTTTTCCATCTGGTAATAGGAATCGTTTGCTGTATCATCCTGATGGTTAATCAAATATATACTTCTGTTTATTGTTCCATCTGCAAAATATACCCACTCCGGCGATGGTATATCAGCGTTTAATATATTAGTTGAAGGATATGAGCCGCAAAGTTGCGGGCTTGTATCGTTTGACCTGTAAAAATAATCCTGTGTACCGGTTACATCTAAATTTCCGCCAGGGGTGCCTTCATATAAGAACCAGTATGCACTGTTCTTTTTCGTTACTGTCATCCTTGCATATTTTGGGAATATTTCCCAGGTGCACGCCCATAAGCCATCGATACTTTCTGTCTTGTATTTAACCTTTACAGGTCCCTGACTTAATATACTGCTGTTGCTATTAACAAATCCCGGATGAAAATAAGAAGCGGGATATACCATGTTCGGTATTCCACGATAACTACCTGCTGACCCTCCTGAAGCATGATAACCTAACCAGTCGTTGCCTTGATTGTCTACCATACTGGAAAAGCCTCCGCCTTGCTTGTGGTAATAATAAGTTGCATTCGCTGATTGTATCTGGTAACTTGATTGTCCCTCATCTTCTACATTATCTGTTAATGTTACTTGATTTGTAAAATTAACTTTTGTTATAGTTTGATCTATATCAAAAAATATCTTGAAATATCTCGTTGCACTTGCATTTGTTGTACCATCCATAATAAATATAACTGTGCCTATTGCATTGTTTGATGCGTTATATGCAGTGTCTTTATCAAACTGAAATAATACATTGTCATTTATTACTGTATTACCGGTACTGTCGGTCTCTTTCACTCTTAAAGACTGGTCATTTAAACTACCGCTTACACTAAGGGCTGTAAGATACTGCGTAAAATTAACTGTTACTTCTACCGGTTTATCATATCTCGGATAACTGCCAACCGCCACTGTTACGGGCACGTAATATAAAGGATCACCCATTGTAGGAACTGTAATTGTAAATGCCGCTGTTACTACATTGCTGTTTAACATACCTGTCTTATAAGCCATCGCTTTTAATGTCGCATTACTTGACATTGTTATCTGTGATGAATATACAGTACCGTTTGTTGGTGATGGGTCGCTGCCATCGGTTGTATATTTTATTGTTACTCCGGTAGTTGCACAAGTTATACTTACTGGCTGGGCACTGCTAAATGTTCCGCCATTAGGATTTATTGACGGGTCTGCCACTGTTTGCATTCCTCCGGTATTGTACTGAACAAACAAAACAGGTCCCGGCCATATTACTTCCGGTCCATGTTGTCCGCCACTGTTAGCAGTTAACGTAAATTGTTTGGTTCCAGCTGATATCACACTTGCCGGTACGGTTATGTTACTATATCCATAATCGTGATCTGCTGCATTGGGAAAAGCAGTACAAATTTCTGTACCGCCAAAGGTTACTGACTGGGTGGTGGTACCTGCAGCACCATTCCAAGTAACGACTGATATTCTGGCACCGGTAACCGGAGATGCGTTTGATGGAACAATGATATTGCAAGACAAACTACCGCTCATAACCGTAAAACCTTGCGGGACATTTGACGGTTTATACATCTTAACAGAAACGTTACGAGAAAGAGTTATACCTGCAACTTCGGATGTTGCATAACACATCCCATCATTGCCTGCTATAACTGCCATAAACTTTATTGACGAAGCCGCCTGGTCAGGAACCCAAGTCGTATCCCATGTCTTAGTATATGGTGCTGATGTAACTGTTCCTATGTGACCTGTCAGCGCTCCATTACGTAATACATACATATAATGCCATTGTGAATATATCCCATTACCATCCTCGTCAAAATCATCATAATATCCTATAAAATCTACGTGGTTTATTCCTCCGGTATATGTATTCACTGCGGCGCTTATTGTTGGATTATCATTTATTGTTGAACTGGCAGCCGGTGAAGTTATACTGCCTGTCGGATGGGTCTTAGTTGAATCATAATATATTCGTAACTTTAAACCATAGTATGCCCATTGTCCCCATCCAAAACTACCACATATTTGCGGACCGGCGGTAAATTCTATTGCGTTAGTTCCGCTCGTTAACTGACTAATCGGTATAGCGGCTACAGGATACCTGAAATTAAGATAACACTCGGGATTTGATATGTCAGTGTTTTCGGGTACCGGTATCCATGCATTGTTATTTACTTTGAATTGTTTGTTGCTGGTACCAATATGTCCACCCCACATCTCTACTACTATTTCTGCTCTTGTTGCTCCTACTAAATCAAGCCCGCTAAAATACTGTATATAATTTGGAAGAAAATCTTGAGGTGCATCGTATTCTAATGGTCCGTTTGGATAACTGGGATTTGGATCTGTTACTCTCCACCACGCATTACTGTAATTTTTTGCCGGTGGTGTGGACCAAATATATTTTTCTTTGAATATATCGCCCGGATTGATTGCTGATTGCGATACTGCACTTAATCCTATCATTACGACTGCTGACATCATACACCATTTCATAATCCTACCCATACCTTTCCCTCCA includes:
- a CDS encoding FG-GAP-like repeat-containing protein — its product is MGRIMKWCMMSAVVMIGLSAVSQSAINPGDIFKEKYIWSTPPAKNYSNAWWRVTDPNPSYPNGPLEYDAPQDFLPNYIQYFSGLDLVGATRAEIVVEMWGGHIGTSNKQFKVNNNAWIPVPENTDISNPECYLNFRYPVAAIPISQLTSGTNAIEFTAGPQICGSFGWGQWAYYGLKLRIYYDSTKTHPTGSITSPAASSTINDNPTISAAVNTYTGGINHVDFIGYYDDFDEDGNGIYSQWHYMYVLRNGALTGHIGTVTSAPYTKTWDTTWVPDQAASSIKFMAVIAGNDGMCYATSEVAGITLSRNVSVKMYKPSNVPQGFTVMSGSLSCNIIVPSNASPVTGARISVVTWNGAAGTTTQSVTFGGTEICTAFPNAADHDYGYSNITVPASVISAGTKQFTLTANSGGQHGPEVIWPGPVLFVQYNTGGMQTVADPSINPNGGTFSSAQPVSITCATTGVTIKYTTDGSDPSPTNGTVYSSQITMSSNATLKAMAYKTGMLNSNVVTAAFTITVPTMGDPLYYVPVTVAVGSYPRYDKPVEVTVNFTQYLTALSVSGSLNDQSLRVKETDSTGNTVINDNVLFQFDKDTAYNASNNAIGTVIFIMDGTTNASATRYFKIFFDIDQTITKVNFTNQVTLTDNVEDEGQSSYQIQSANATYYYHKQGGGFSSMVDNQGNDWLGYHASGGSAGSYRGIPNMVYPASYFHPGFVNSNSSILSQGPVKVKYKTESIDGLWACTWEIFPKYARMTVTKKNSAYWFLYEGTPGGNLDVTGTQDYFYRSNDTSPQLCGSYPSTNILNADIPSPEWVYFADGTINRSIYLINHQDDTANDSYYQMENNMTVFGFGRTGTTSSLNPVVPAYYTIGFADSRDLATTKNTIESSWRDLTKTIGTPGKAAPSNKVATPQFSKGTGTYTSSQSIVITCGTSGATIKYTTDGSVPSTSGTATSGTSPLTVIVSQTLTLRAVAVKSGMDNSYENSAAYTINTGSGGTLSFTEVVVDANNPMAPHGKEIADIDKDGLNDLIVAGGAGVSSANQSQTGLYWYKAPTWEKKFVARDGAYTTDVAVGDVDNDGYVDIIVPMSSVSGWGSTSDTIVWYKNPGANVGSAANWGAPRVIGTNMRGHDVEVADLDNDGNLDVIARGQSSWGQAQGNIFRIWKNNGNGASWTQKEITGLPSGEGIKIGLINNDNLKDIAIAGSWFKNPGDIINGTWTKYTYATVGSYNDPNGGGVVCDYVVDINDFNKDGRNDIVISPSENSGDFAWYEAPANPENTNWVIHTLGTGKTRMHSLRTADFNKDGYVDIATAKMDLENNGGDPVEVYLNDKTGNFPAANIKQISTGGSHDIAIGDIDNDGDIDIMGANCYDEQAADSAVIKIWRASITGGSSGPVSWDKWTYKQLDNSRVRYGSWEEWFGLDAADLTGDGKKDIVSGRYFYRNPGGDMMANWTRTDFNTTPLNANVDACIITDVDGDANGDVIANGLSSSYTSPAGVYWLEKTGTGDTSADWTKTLVVSNSIIGPTAHALAQGFGHAQIIPGGKEEILVIGDNNGVAYKWAGTIYLIQIPSVNPQNGNWKTTPISAKFGCNGQSLAIGDIDGDGDLDVAGVNENDNTIVWWENPYTASNPSSVESVWTRHDVGPATPVDHMYGSDGPDRIKIADLDGDGRPDIVVTDEIWCADNGANPLRTGSRTYWFKNPADPKGLWGTANVIQQNQQSTNSLGVADMDNDGDIDVITGKLVGDMELAVWENNGTGVFTKHSISTGYESHNGAQPFDLDGDGDLDIVSICWNDYPKMHIWRNDNTSSGNPPPVVNNPPTVSISNIAVTNGSNPPATVVISATASDSDGTISKVEFYNGTTLLGTATSSPYSYTWNNVFAGTYSITAKATDNSNAATTTSAQTVTITGGTVPPSTQQAYPGGVAWQIVSGTTTIQAEDYDMVTSGTASGESYNDTTVGNSGGAYRTTENVDIEACTDTGNGYDVGWAIPGEWLEYSINVNQAGEYKIVLRAANGLATTGSPIHLEFGQHKATPYLVTPSVSVPATGGWQTWTDVTVSNSVTLTAGAQIMKLVLDNSAGEAAGNFNYIKLVSINSTPPPSTNIVSNPGFETGTAPWGYYAGGGGSFTTSTPGYTGSNAAKCTVTAANSNIQFFQSGIVLDPNTKYRLTFSAYSVSGHDLSVNLCKHDSPYTAYGLSYTANLGTTWQTFTTEFNTTGFSSKVSDGRLYFWLASFAAAGDVYYIDDVRLETVNPSNPPADTTAPSIAITSPANNTTITVPLLTLSGTASDNIGLSKVELKVGTAGTYTAVSGTLSPWSGSVTLTNGSNTVYAKATDTSGNIKEATITVTYTPTINIISNPGFETGTTPWAYYAGGGGALTTSTPGYTGTNAGKCTITSANANIQLYQSGIVLDPNTRYRLTFSAYSTSGHDVTVNLLKHVSPYTGYGLNYTANLGTTWQTFTTEFNTTGFTSKVSDGRLQFWFASFAASGDVYYIDDVRLETVPITVQTVVQSYNVGGTVAGAPKMGVVSSTNLKFKVQVYSIDKNDIAADYDGTLTLTTMNSNNTVLDTVDTILTKSDSGETELSVPYNRNTETIELSGNSASPVMIKFSDLYVAKLVGTKGGTIEGINGIKMVIPSGVLSADKYIAAIRTKAPPAVKNTIRYVNTVNPISYDFGELSFSKNAPVMRAQTFTKTVSITIPWTAADIGTLNEDGLRIYCWNGTDWDLVPGVQAIDKTNKTITATVKHFSTYRILGSYLSADFSNLKVYPNPYNPATAIGGKLKIINLPVSSVVKLYSVTGELVRELKEIDFGNLGWLEWDGKNDDGDKVGKAVYIYQIEDAAGKKKTGKIGLIK